The Williamsia sp. DF01-3 genome has a window encoding:
- a CDS encoding MFS transporter, giving the protein MPTEDGGAPRYRTLLLTLGLLTTITAIVSSLGAPLIPAIADEHNVTLTEAQWALTATLLTAAVATPIIGRLGAGQMRRPTIITGLVIVTLGSMLAALPWGFAPLLIGRAMQGVGLALVPLAMAVARDVIRPPRISAVIAMLSVTAVAGTGLGYPLTAVVAQTWGLAAAYWMGAVLSACTLLMALSFVPRAQSVIRAPVDWAGAVMLSAGTGSTLLAVSRGETWGWTSLRTVVLALVGLTFLVVWGRWSLRRDHPLVDLRLATRSGIAAPNLVAFGGGIGMYTLLTLTIVLVQSSDPGWGLDHSVTVAGLMLVPYSLTSVVGSRLALAAGAKYGPDILLPLGSVVFMGSTLGLAFVHSNVYWALGWMAVGGLGSGFTFSSLAVLIVPHVPQEETGSAMAFNMVLRYLGFSVGSAVSVTLMAVYGGGQQGFVWTLVTMAAVFAVVAVGAWLLTTRQRPPAVPA; this is encoded by the coding sequence ATGCCAACGGAGGATGGCGGCGCGCCGCGATACCGCACCTTGTTGCTGACCCTGGGTCTGCTGACCACCATCACCGCGATCGTCAGCAGCCTCGGGGCCCCGCTGATCCCGGCCATCGCCGACGAACACAACGTGACGCTCACCGAAGCGCAGTGGGCTCTGACCGCCACCCTGCTCACCGCGGCGGTGGCGACACCGATCATCGGAAGGCTCGGAGCCGGACAGATGCGTCGGCCGACGATCATCACCGGTCTGGTCATCGTCACCCTGGGTTCGATGCTGGCCGCACTTCCCTGGGGCTTTGCCCCGCTGTTGATCGGCCGGGCGATGCAGGGCGTCGGACTCGCGCTGGTCCCCCTTGCGATGGCCGTTGCTCGCGACGTCATCAGACCACCCAGGATCTCGGCCGTCATCGCGATGTTGTCGGTGACAGCTGTCGCCGGTACCGGCCTCGGATACCCGCTGACGGCCGTGGTGGCCCAGACCTGGGGCTTGGCTGCCGCTTACTGGATGGGCGCCGTGCTCAGTGCCTGCACCCTGCTGATGGCGCTGAGTTTTGTTCCGCGGGCCCAGTCGGTGATCCGCGCACCTGTGGACTGGGCAGGCGCGGTGATGCTGTCCGCCGGTACCGGGTCCACACTCCTGGCGGTCAGCAGGGGTGAGACATGGGGCTGGACGTCGCTTCGCACCGTTGTCCTTGCGCTGGTGGGACTCACGTTCCTCGTCGTGTGGGGGCGATGGAGTTTGCGACGCGATCACCCGCTGGTCGATCTCCGCCTGGCCACTCGCTCCGGAATCGCGGCACCGAATCTGGTGGCCTTCGGCGGCGGCATCGGTATGTACACGTTGCTGACGTTGACCATCGTGCTGGTCCAGAGTTCGGATCCTGGCTGGGGGCTTGATCATTCGGTCACCGTCGCCGGGCTGATGCTGGTGCCCTACTCGCTGACGAGTGTTGTCGGCAGCAGACTCGCGCTGGCGGCCGGCGCCAAGTACGGCCCCGACATCCTGCTGCCGCTGGGCTCGGTCGTGTTCATGGGTTCCACTCTCGGTCTGGCCTTCGTGCACAGCAACGTCTACTGGGCTCTGGGCTGGATGGCCGTCGGCGGACTGGGCAGCGGCTTCACGTTCTCGTCGCTGGCCGTGCTCATCGTCCCGCACGTTCCGCAGGAGGAAACCGGTAGCGCGATGGCGTTCAACATGGTGCTGCGCTATCTCGGCTTCTCGGTGGGAAGCGCGGTCAGCGTGACGTTGATGGCCGTGTACGGCGGCGGGCAACAGGGGTTCGTCTGGACGCTCGTGACCATGGCAGCGGTGTTCGCCGTTGTCGCGGTGGGTGCGTGGTTGCTGACCACTCGGCAGAGACCACCCGCTGTTCCGGCATGA
- a CDS encoding alpha/beta fold hydrolase gives MATGRSGTATPAWFTAAIEQSPDHRDVEVEGASVHLRCWGEPGTPGVVLVHGGSAHSGWWDHVAPLLAVSHRVVALDMTGHGDSDARPDYPLEIWAAEVLAAAEAGDIAGKPYVVGHSMGGWVTSAVGALHGDSVAGIVVIDSPLLDEPPEEVIIRQLSRKSRAYPSKPEIVARFRTEPAQELLLPYVAEHVAGESVRDTEAGWMWKFDPDMFRKRHEGGQRVKVRDFLAQVSTRATYIRCQNGIVPSETAQEIAGLFVPRATVVELAEAGHHPMMDQPLPLVATLRTILAHWDSAQ, from the coding sequence ATGGCAACGGGTCGGTCCGGAACAGCAACACCCGCGTGGTTCACCGCCGCCATCGAGCAGTCGCCCGACCATCGCGACGTCGAGGTCGAGGGTGCGTCGGTACATCTGCGTTGCTGGGGCGAGCCCGGCACGCCCGGTGTTGTCCTGGTACACGGCGGCTCCGCGCACTCGGGTTGGTGGGATCATGTCGCGCCACTTCTGGCTGTTTCCCACCGAGTGGTCGCCCTGGACATGACCGGTCACGGCGACAGCGATGCACGCCCCGACTATCCGCTGGAGATCTGGGCCGCCGAGGTTCTGGCCGCCGCCGAAGCCGGCGACATCGCGGGCAAGCCGTACGTGGTGGGGCACAGCATGGGCGGCTGGGTGACATCGGCAGTCGGCGCCCTGCACGGCGACTCCGTGGCGGGCATCGTGGTGATCGACTCGCCCCTACTCGACGAACCGCCCGAGGAAGTGATCATCCGGCAGCTCAGCCGCAAGTCGCGGGCGTATCCGTCCAAGCCCGAGATCGTGGCCCGCTTCCGTACCGAACCGGCACAAGAACTGTTGCTGCCCTACGTGGCCGAGCATGTCGCCGGCGAATCGGTGCGAGACACCGAGGCCGGCTGGATGTGGAAGTTCGACCCCGACATGTTCCGCAAACGGCACGAAGGCGGCCAGCGCGTCAAGGTACGGGACTTCCTGGCGCAGGTGAGCACGCGGGCGACTTACATCCGCTGCCAGAACGGCATCGTTCCTTCGGAGACCGCCCAGGAGATCGCCGGGCTGTTCGTCCCGCGGGCCACCGTGGTCGAATTGGCCGAGGCCGGGCACCACCCGATGATGGATCAGCCTCTGCCATTGGTTGCCACATTGAGAACCATTCTTGCGCACTGGGATTCGGCTCAGTGA
- a CDS encoding DUF6328 family protein — MSDETIDDDWLRRERNESPTQRLDRNWASLLQELRVVQTGVQLLTGFLLTVPFQDRFYEQDGLFQNVYLVTVTASVGATVLLLAPVAMHRLLFRRHRLEELVNSAQRFALGGIVLLGVALTGVMTLVFELVVSKSVGWVAGLVALLTFAFFWFAYPWRYRRRDS; from the coding sequence ATGAGCGACGAGACGATCGACGACGACTGGCTGCGCAGGGAGCGCAACGAGAGTCCCACACAGCGTCTCGACCGCAACTGGGCGAGTTTGCTGCAGGAGCTCCGGGTGGTGCAGACCGGCGTTCAGCTACTCACCGGATTCCTGTTGACGGTGCCGTTCCAGGACCGCTTCTACGAGCAGGACGGTCTGTTCCAGAACGTGTATCTCGTGACGGTGACCGCCTCGGTCGGTGCAACGGTGTTGCTGCTCGCGCCGGTGGCCATGCACCGGCTGCTGTTCCGGAGGCATCGTCTCGAAGAGCTGGTGAACTCGGCCCAGCGATTCGCCCTCGGTGGGATCGTCTTGCTCGGAGTGGCGCTGACCGGCGTCATGACGTTGGTGTTCGAGTTGGTGGTCAGCAAGTCGGTGGGGTGGGTCGCGGGTCTGGTCGCTTTGCTCACCTTCGCGTTCTTCTGGTTCGCCTATCCCTGGCGCTATCGCCGGCGCGATAGCTGA
- a CDS encoding guanosine-3',5'-bis(diphosphate) 3'-pyrophosphohydrolase, translating into MAQSRSGENLIAAAEAIADRAHHGQVDKVGGEYIVHPRSVATRVTPQSAEYIATALLHDVIEDSDITASDLLAEGIPGTVVDAVTLLTRTEDVAPQEYYARIRTNRMALAVKLADLADNTDPARLNRLPDDIQARLRIKYRSAYRCLGVESLADAL; encoded by the coding sequence ATGGCGCAATCTCGCAGCGGTGAAAATCTGATCGCGGCAGCCGAAGCCATCGCAGACCGCGCGCATCACGGGCAGGTCGACAAGGTCGGTGGCGAGTACATCGTGCATCCTCGTTCGGTCGCGACGAGGGTCACGCCTCAGTCGGCCGAGTACATCGCAACCGCCTTGCTGCACGACGTGATCGAGGACTCCGACATCACCGCCTCGGATCTGCTGGCAGAGGGCATCCCGGGAACCGTGGTGGATGCGGTGACGCTGCTGACCCGAACCGAAGATGTTGCGCCGCAGGAGTATTACGCACGTATCCGAACGAACCGGATGGCTCTGGCCGTCAAACTCGCCGACCTCGCCGACAACACCGATCCGGCTCGGCTGAACCGCCTGCCCGATGACATCCAGGCACGGCTGCGCATCAAGTACCGCAGCGCCTACCGGTGTCTCGGGGTCGAGTCTCTCGCTGACGCCCTGTAG